The following DNA comes from Candidatus Omnitrophota bacterium.
GCTGGCGGCAGACCTGGCAGCGTTTGGACGATTCATGCGCCCTGTTCCATTCCAAAGGACCGTCGATTTCCCAATCGGCGAAAATAAAATCGACTCCGAGTTTTTCTTTTTCGTAGGCGTCGATAAAAGGCTGGAATCGTTCGCGGATGGGAGCGATGCGGCCTTCCAAGCGAAAAGGACATCCCATTTTTTTATTGCCGAAAGCGTCGTCGAAGAAGGGTGCGCCGTTTGCGCCGATATGCGCAGTCTCTGCCGAACCGTCGCAGAAACTGTAAAGCAGCGAGGTGGCGTTGATGTTGACGCGCAGCCCAAGTTTTTTTTGCGCGCGGGCGATGGGAAGCGCTTCGGCGAGGCTTCCTTCTAGGCGGTTATAATCCCAAGAACAGACGAGGCCAACGCCTCTACTATCTAGTAAATGAACTAGTTCCTCCGCTTGGCCGTCATCCATTTTGCCAGGATTCATGGCGGGCCATAGATAAAGCGGCAAGCGTTCTCCGCGATCGAATTTCAGCGGTTCGGTTTTATCTAAGGCAATTTGGATGGATTTTTTCCACTTTTCCGCCTTTTCGCCAGCGGCGGGGGAACGGCTAATGGACGCAAGAAACGTTAAAAGTAAAAGCCATCGAAATGCTAAGCCTATTCTATTGATCATTGTTATTTAATACCTCGATCGATTCGCATGTAATAAAATTGAAGCATCGCCTCTCTGCGCCTAATACAATCTTAAGGCGATCTGTAAAATATCACGAAACCAAGGCGAAGACTATTGAGACTGCGCACAAGAAAATGGCGGGCTACGCTTTGCTTTTAGCCCACCCTACAATTCCCTCGAATGGGCATATGGCTGTGCAGCAAATTCTTCGCGAAATCTTTTAACGAGGCGGCTTCTATGCATCTCACTATCATCGATTGGGCGGTTATTGCGGGATATTTTGCGATTAACTTGGCGATTGGCTTGTGGTATCGCAAACGGGCATCCCGTTCTACGGAAGAGTATTTCGTCAGCGGACGCAACGTCTCCTGGTGGCTGGCGGGAACCAGCATGGTGGCTACGACGTTCGCCGCCGATACGCCGTTGGCGGTTACGGGACTCGTGGCGTCTTATGGCATTGCGGGCAACTGGCTATGGTGGAACATGCTGTTGAGTAATATGTTGACCGTTTTCTTTTTCGCCCGGCTGTGGCGGCGTGCGAACGTCGTTACCGACGTAGAATTCGCCGAGCTGCGCTACGGCGGCAATCCGGCTGCCTTTCTGCGCGGCTTTCGGGCGCTCTATTTAGGATTGCCGATCAATTGCATCATTTTAGGGTGGGTCAATTTAGCGATGGTGAAAATATTGATGGTGATTTTCCCCCAGTTGCAGCTATCCTTCCTAGGAATTGCCGATCCTAAAATCGCTGCCCTCGGCCTGGTTTTCGTCATCATGGTGATTACCGCCTTCATATCCACGCTGTCGGGATTATGGGGCGTCCTGGTTACGGACCTGTTTCAATTCGTTCTGAAAATGACGATGGTTATCGTGTTGGCCTATTTCTCCGTCAAAGCCGTGGGGGGAATGGAAGCGTTAATGGAAAAACTTCAAGCGCTCGACGCCGCCAAAGGCGGGCATGGCTCCGTTCTTTCCTTCATCCCGGATATCGGTTCCGCTTGGATGCCTATGATCGCCTTTTTCGTATATTTGGCGGTGAATTGGTGGGCAACATGGTATCCCGGTTCCGAACCGGGCGGCGGGGGGTTCGTTGCCCAGCGGATGTTCTGCGCCAAAGACGAAAAACATTCCCTCCTCGCGACGCTTTGGTTCAGCATCGCCCATTACGCCATCCGTCCCTGGCCGTGGATATTAACGGCCCTGGCATCCATGGCGCTTTATCCCACGCTGGCGGATAAGGAATCCGGCTTCGTCAAAACTATCATCGATCCCGCTGTTTTCCCCCCGGCTCTCGCGGGTCTTATGATCGCCGCATTCGCCGCCGCTTATATGTCAACCGTGGCCACGCAACTCAACTGGGGAGCGTCTTATCTGATCAACGATTTGTACCGGCGGTTTCTTGCGAAAAATCGTTCCGAACGCCATTACGTTATTGCAGCCCAATTGGCGACCTTGGCTTTAATGGTTATTTCTTCCATCGTAACGTATTACCAGGACTCGATTGCTGGAGCGTGGAAATTTCTCATGGCGGTGGGCGCGGGTACTGGCAGCGTTTTCATTCTGCGCTGGTTCTGGTGGCGCATTAACGCCTGGAGCGAAGTTTCCGCCATGTTGGCGTCGTTTGCGTTTTCCATGATTCTTCAATTTGGCTTCAAAATGGATACCGAGGAGCCTAGCCAATTCGCGTGGACGGTTCTCGTCACCGTGGCGGGATCGACTCTGATATGGCTGGTGGTTACGATAGCGACGGCGCCCGAAGACAAAAAAACATTATTGCAATTTTATCGCCGGACGCGGCCCAATCCGGTTTTGTGGGGGCCGATCGCCCGCGAAGCTATGGACATAACGCCTCCGAAAGACGGATGGAGCAATTTCTTCGATTGGATCGCCGGATGCGTCATGATTTATCTCGCTTTATTCGGTGTAGGCAAGATCATTTTTGGGCATTGGACGTCCGGATTCGTTTTTCTTGCCATCGCTCTCGCAGCGGGAGGATTTTTGTATTGGGATCTAAATCGCCGAGGCTGGAAGGTTCTTGACGACGAACCGGTTCAGCCTGCGATGAGATAAAAATCGCATACCACCGGACGCTTATGGCGGGAATTGTTTGACTATCTTTCTTTGCAAAC
Coding sequences within:
- a CDS encoding sodium:solute symporter family protein, which gives rise to MHLTIIDWAVIAGYFAINLAIGLWYRKRASRSTEEYFVSGRNVSWWLAGTSMVATTFAADTPLAVTGLVASYGIAGNWLWWNMLLSNMLTVFFFARLWRRANVVTDVEFAELRYGGNPAAFLRGFRALYLGLPINCIILGWVNLAMVKILMVIFPQLQLSFLGIADPKIAALGLVFVIMVITAFISTLSGLWGVLVTDLFQFVLKMTMVIVLAYFSVKAVGGMEALMEKLQALDAAKGGHGSVLSFIPDIGSAWMPMIAFFVYLAVNWWATWYPGSEPGGGGFVAQRMFCAKDEKHSLLATLWFSIAHYAIRPWPWILTALASMALYPTLADKESGFVKTIIDPAVFPPALAGLMIAAFAAAYMSTVATQLNWGASYLINDLYRRFLAKNRSERHYVIAAQLATLALMVISSIVTYYQDSIAGAWKFLMAVGAGTGSVFILRWFWWRINAWSEVSAMLASFAFSMILQFGFKMDTEEPSQFAWTVLVTVAGSTLIWLVVTIATAPEDKKTLLQFYRRTRPNPVLWGPIAREAMDITPPKDGWSNFFDWIAGCVMIYLALFGVGKIIFGHWTSGFVFLAIALAAGGFLYWDLNRRGWKVLDDEPVQPAMR